The genomic window GAACAGTGGTGTTGATCTGGCTCTTAGGCGATTGCCGTGTCGAGACCGATCTTGACCATGTTGGTGAAGCCCTTTTCGCGCTGGGCGGAGTCCATCGCCTCGCCGCGCTTGATGTGGTCGCTGACCGTCAGGATGGTCAGGGCCTTGGCGCCGTAGCGGGCGGCGATCGTGTAGATCGCGGCGGACTCCATCTCGACCGCGAGCACCCCGTAGTCGGCGAGCGAGTCGTAGAGGTCGGGGCGGTCGGTGTAGAAGCCGTCGGCGGCCAGCACCGAGCCGACCCGGATCGGGGTGCCCTGCGCCTCTGCCAGCTCGACCGCCTTGCGCAGCAGGCTGAAGTCGGCGACCGGTGCGTAGTCGACCAGGCCGTCGAAGCGGGTCCGGTTCATGTTGGAGTCGGTGGCCGAGCCGATCGCGGCGATCACGTCACCCAGGTTCAGGTCCAGGGCCAGAGCGCCGCAGGAACCGATTCTGATCACTGACTTGACGCCGTATTCGTTGATCAGTTCGTGGGTGTAGATGGAGGCCGACGGCATGCCCATGCCGGAGCCCTGCACCGAGACCCGCTGGCCCTTCCAGGTGCCGGTGAACCCGAGCATCCCGCGGACCTCGGTGTAACAGACCGCGTCCTCCAGGAACGTCTCTGCGATCCACTTCGCCCGCATCGGGTCACCGGGCAGCAGCACCCGTTCGGCGATGTCGCCCGGCTTGCCGCCGATGTGCACGCTCATCTCAATCCTCCGCATTCGTTGCTAGAGCGTCGATCTTGCCAGGTCAGCGGGCTGGCGCACGGTTATGGGTGACCCGACTTCGGAGCCGGTGAGGCGTCCGGTAACGTACGTACCGGTGGCGTGTCCGAGCGGCCTAAGGAGCACGCCTCGAAAGCGTGTGAGGGTTAACGCCCTCCGAGGGTTCAAATCCCTCCGCCACCGCCAAAAGAGAGCCCAGTCCTTGTGACTGGGCTCTCTGCTTTGTACTGCTTCTGTGATGCTTTTGCGCGCCGGGGACTTGTTACGCTCCGTCGCCAACAACGGGGTCGGCCGACCGTCTACATGGCGGCTCATCCGTTCGGGCGTTCTCCATGATCAGGTGCATGATGTGTAACGGTGGTGTTTCGTCGCACGTCAGGGCCGGGAAATACGCTCTGTAGTCGAGTGCGAACCGCCCAAATACATAGGGTGTCGCGCAAGTCACGCAGCCCAAAACTACCGGATCAGACAATGTGGTTCCGACCGGGCGGCGAGTAAGTTTCGCAGAATCGCCCTACGCAGGTTCGTCGATGTCTGTCCTAGATTTGTCATGTGAGAGTTGAGCATCACTGGTGGAATGGCGACGTCCGGCTCGCGCGCCGGGACGTCTACGTCCGCACCGACGGCGCGCAATGGGAGGTCGAGGCCCAGATGGGCGGCCCCGAAGGCAAGTCGAAGGTGCAGCAGTGTCCCGGCAAGGCATCAGCGATGATCCTGGCCGACGCGTGGCGTGGACCACGCTGGCGGTGGCGCGAGCTGTAAAGCCGCGCCAGGAGCCCCCCACTGGCTGCGTCCGCACATGCTTGACCGGTTTCAGCCAGCCTTCGAAACGGGTCGGACCTCAGGGGTCCGACCCGTTTTCTGACGCACGTGGTGTCCGATGTGTCGTGATGATTGCGATCTAGGCTGAATATCCAGCCAGTACGGGGGTAGGGAAGCCGATCATCATGCAAGCAGCAGTCACCGACCATCGTGCCGACGTGGCGGTCCTCCACCTCCAGGGTGAGCTGGACGCCGACACCGCAGGTCAGTTGCATGCCGTGCTCGCCGACCTGCTGGAGCGCCCGGTCCCCAGAATCGTGGTCGACCTGTCCAGCCTGAAATTCTGTGACTCGGTCGGCCTGAGCGCCTTCATCACCAGCAAAGAGGTGATCTCGGCCCGCGGCGGCTGGCTGAGCTTCGCCGGCGCCAACCAGTTCCTCGCCCAGCTGATGGAGAACGTCGGCCTGGGTCGATACTTCGCCATCTTCCCGGAAGTCGACGACGCGATAGCGGCCGCCCAGATTTGATGCCAAGATCCACGGGTGCTGAGACGCTGGGGGAGCGCCCTGCTGGGTGGCCTACTGATATTGACCCTGTTCCCGGGAGCGGCCCGAGCCGCTGACGACGACACCACGGCCTGTGTGGACATCTCCGATCAGGGGATCTCCGCCGGGCCACACCACGGCTCGATCGCGGCCGAAGGCGAACCGGACTGTCTTCGGCTGCCCAGCCCGGAAGGCGCCCGGATCCGGGTGCTCGTCTCCTACCCGAGCGCGCTGACCCCCGAGGTGACGTGGCAGGTCCACAACGCCGACGGAAGGATCGCCTGCGCGGCGTCCGGATGCACGCTCACCGGCCCCGGGCCGTACCGGGTACTCGTCGGTGGGGACCGGGCCGTCGCCGACTACGCGATCGCCGTGCAGCGGCTGGACCAGAACCCCACATGCGACACCCTGCCGCAGGGCCGGTTCGGTGACGTCGAGGGAGTGACCTTCGGACTCTCCGCCGACACCTTCGTCAGATGCTGGACAGTCCCGGCCGGCGCGCACGCCACCCGGGAGACACTCAGCTTCACCCGGCTCGGAACGGCCTGGGCCGGTGGAATCGCCCTCGCCGTGCACGACGCGGCCGGCGCACTCGTCTGCGGCAACACCGAGACCAGACTGAACTACCGCTACCAGGACGACATCTTCCACTGCCGGTTCACCGCCGGTGCGGCGTACACCGTGATCGCGGTGAGCAACCGGACCGACGGGCAGTACCGGATCAACCGGCGGGACGCCACCGGCGCCGGCTGCCAGGCCCCGGCCACCACCGGATTCGGCGGGCGCGCCTCGGCCGGAACCGTCGCCGCCACCGACGACATCCACTGCTACCGGTTCAGCGCCGCCGCCGGCGACCACTACTGGATCAACGTGCGCGGCGGACACGGCTGGGTCACCGACAGCACCGGCGCGATCGAGTGCAGCAGCCTGCCCTGCCGGGTCACCGGCCGGACCGGCTACCAGGTGCTGGCGACCGCTACCGCCGGCGCCACCCCGATCCGGGTCGACACCTGGAACCTCGGCACCGGATCCGGCGTCCCCGCCTCATGCGCCCGCCAGCTGAGCAGCGCCCCCGGCTTCGGTCCGATCGACGGCGAACTGACCGCCGACCGGACCGCGGTCTGCGTGGCACTGCCGAGCAGCTCCTACAGTTCGTTCCACGTGCGGCTCAGCGGCGACCCGGACGTCTTCCACCTGGCCGTCGCCGACTCCGGCACCGGCGTCGGCGAATGCATCGACTACACCACCGTCCGCGAATGCGGTCGCTGGGCCGACGACGCCGCCGAAACACTGCTGATCTTCACCCCCGCGACCGCCACCGACCGGCTCACCTTCCGGGCCGAGACCACGTGCAGCAGCGAACCGTGCTTCCCGGACCCGTACACCCTCAGCAGCCTGCTGTCCGCGGACGCCTCCAACCACGCCCCCGGGCCGATGTGGATCGTCGGCAAGTCACTCGACGTCACCGACCAGATCTCCCTCACCCGGGCCGGGCACACCACGGTTCCCGCCGTCGTCCGGCACCTGACCGCCGACCGCACCCAGCTCACCGTCGACGTCGACTTCACCCGCCTGGCCGCCGGAACCTGGAACGTCACCGGCACCTCCACCTTCCGGCCCGGACAGAGCACCCTCACCGGGGCGCTCACCGTCCACGGCCCCGCACCGACCGCCGGCACCCCGTCGATCAGCGGAACCGTGCGGGTGGGAGCCGTGGTGAAAGCGGCGACCGGCAAATGGGACCCGGTTCCCAGCTTCACCTACCAGTGGACCGCGAACGGGACAGCGATCAAGGGCGCGACCGGGGCTTCCTACTCCATCCCGGCGTCACTCCGCGGCAAACGGCTCGCCGTGCGAGTCACCGGGAAACACCCGCACTACGTCCAGGTCACCACGGCCTCAGTGACGGTCGGCTACGGCGTGGCCCCCAGAGCGACCACCCGGCCGAAGATCAAAGGCACGGCGCGAGCCGGGAAGACGGTAAAGGTCACGGCCGGCGTCTGGTCACCCAAGGCGACCAGCTATCGGTACGAGTGGCGAGTCGCGGGCAAACTGGTCGCCACCACGGCCTCGCTGAAGCTCAAGAAGACCTGGACCGGCAAGAAGCTGACCCTGACCGTGATCGCCAAGCGCACCGGCCATCTCGACGGCCGAGCCGCCGCCACCACGGTGAAGATCCGCAAGTGAAAAGGCGAGGGCCGGCCCCGATCGGGAGCCGGCCCTCGCCCGCACTGTTTTCAAACCAGACAATAGACCCGGCCGATCGACCACCGTCGCCCGGGACGTGCATAGCAAGAAGGCCGGACCCGCTGGGTCCGGCCTCACCTGTTCGTGCTGGCGGAGGATACGAGATTCGAACTCGTGAGGGGTTTCCCCCAACACGCTTTCCAAGCGTGCGCCCTAGGCCACTAGGCGAATCCTCCGAGAGCCAGAGTACAGACACCTTGAGCCGACTCGCCCGCGGGGAGGGG from Actinoplanes derwentensis includes these protein-coding regions:
- the deoD gene encoding purine-nucleoside phosphorylase, producing MSVHIGGKPGDIAERVLLPGDPMRAKWIAETFLEDAVCYTEVRGMLGFTGTWKGQRVSVQGSGMGMPSASIYTHELINEYGVKSVIRIGSCGALALDLNLGDVIAAIGSATDSNMNRTRFDGLVDYAPVADFSLLRKAVELAEAQGTPIRVGSVLAADGFYTDRPDLYDSLADYGVLAVEMESAAIYTIAARYGAKALTILTVSDHIKRGEAMDSAQREKGFTNMVKIGLDTAIA
- a CDS encoding STAS domain-containing protein, which translates into the protein MQAAVTDHRADVAVLHLQGELDADTAGQLHAVLADLLERPVPRIVVDLSSLKFCDSVGLSAFITSKEVISARGGWLSFAGANQFLAQLMENVGLGRYFAIFPEVDDAIAAAQI